Proteins encoded by one window of Capsicum annuum cultivar UCD-10X-F1 unplaced genomic scaffold, UCD10Xv1.1 ctg80710, whole genome shotgun sequence:
- the LOC124895226 gene encoding type-1 histone deacetylase 1-like, with the protein MTVSFHKYGDKFFPGTGDMKSVEEFGNRADRMSIGTNEIFLYASIDIEQSDAASGPIFLMDSRRPCDDSDPNNSR; encoded by the exons ATGACCGTTAGTTTCCACAAGTATGGGGATAAGTTTTTTCCTGGAACTGGTGATATGAAG AGTGTTGAGGAATTTGGGAATAGAGCTGATCGGATGAGTATCGGGACGAATGAAATATTCTTGTATGCAAGTATAGATATTGAG caAAGTGATGCGGCTAGTGGACCCATTTTTCTCATGGATTCAAGGAGACCATGTGATGATAGTGATCCTAATAACAGTCGTTGA